The stretch of DNA AGGCCTGATAAAGCGCGGGGCGGATAAGGTCGTTGGTTGCGGCGTCGGTCACGACGAAGGTCTTTTTGCCATTGCGCTTGACGTAGAGGACACGCGCCAGCAGGGCTCCAGCCTGTGCTACGAGAAAGCGACCCGGCTCAAGCAACAGCTGCACATCCAGACCGGTCAATGCGGCCTCCAACGCGGAGGTGTATTCCAGCACCTTGGCCTGCGGATCGAAGTTGCTTGCCGCGTGATAGTCGATGCCGAGGCCGCCGCCGGCGTCGACGGACTTGATGCGGATGCCGTCGCCGGCCAACTGCTGTACAAGTCTTGCGACGCGCTGCATGGCTGCACCGAACGGATCAGCCGAGCGGATTTGTGAGCCGATGTGGACGCTCACTCCATGAGCGCTGAGCCAGCGATTGGCTGCGGCTTCGTTGTAGATGCTGCGTGCCTGGCGAATGTCGATGCCGAACTTGTGTTCGCGGAGGCCGGTGGAGATATATGGGTGCGTTTCGGCAAACACGTCTGGATTGACGCGCAGGGCGAAGCGCGCCTTGCGCTTGCGTTTGGCGGCGCGGCTGGCAAGCAAAGCGAGTTCGGATTCGCTTTCGACGTTGAAGGCTAGGATGTTGGCTTCGAGGGCGAGGTCGATCTCGCTTGCGGTCTTTCCAACTCCGGAGAAGACAACGCGCGCGGCGGCTTCCGGAGCGACGGTAAGCACTCGCTGTAGTTCCCCGCCGGAGACGATGTCGAAGCCCGCACCGTGGGCTGCAAGGAGCTTGAGAATCGCGAGTGAGGAGTTGGCCTTTACCGCGTAGCAGACCAGATGAGGCCGAGCGGCGAGGGACTGCTGGAAGAGCGCGAGGCGTTCGAGTATCTGATCGGCGCTATAGACGTATAACGGCGTTCCATACTGCACTGCTAGGTCGGCGAGCGAGTGCGGGCCGCAACTTAATGGGGCGGCGGCTGATGGGTATTGGAAGGGGCGCGAGAGAGATTTGGACGATGAATGTGACACGGATTTGGACAAGGAAATCGCCTGGAATGACTGCGTGAATTCAAGTACAGGTCTGTCTGCTTTTGAGCCTAGCAGATCGTGCGGCATTCCAGAGCAGGGTGCGCGTTCCTTGTCTACGCGCACCCTCGGTTGCCACTCCGGTTGGGGTTGCGGGTCACGGCTGCGGCGGTGGTGGGACGTCTTGAATTTGCTCTTCTGGTATGCCGATCCAGCAGGCAATGTAGAAGATTTCGGGGAACGGGCAGAGGAAGATGCCGCTGATGACTGCGAGAATGCGCACCAAGCCCACATCCCAGCCGTAGGTTCGCGCGAGGCCTACGCAGACACCGGCGAACTGCCGTCCGAAGATGGGACGCACCAGACGCGGCGCGTAGGGCGGGAATCCAGCTGGCGGGAATCCTGCGATGACGTTTCCGCATACGGAACAGAAACGGGCCCCTGGCGGCAAGGCACTTCCACAATTGTTACAGAAGGCAGACATAACGCACTCTCCAAAATGGCCTTACTGCAGCCACTCTTTCATACGTTTGGGCTGGGCGGAAGGTTCCGTGGCTTTCGCCTAAGGCTCTCGGTAGGGGGTTTTCAGCAGGCGACG from Acidicapsa acidisoli encodes:
- the lysA gene encoding diaminopimelate decarboxylase encodes the protein MSKSVSHSSSKSLSRPFQYPSAAAPLSCGPHSLADLAVQYGTPLYVYSADQILERLALFQQSLAARPHLVCYAVKANSSLAILKLLAAHGAGFDIVSGGELQRVLTVAPEAAARVVFSGVGKTASEIDLALEANILAFNVESESELALLASRAAKRKRKARFALRVNPDVFAETHPYISTGLREHKFGIDIRQARSIYNEAAANRWLSAHGVSVHIGSQIRSADPFGAAMQRVARLVQQLAGDGIRIKSVDAGGGLGIDYHAASNFDPQAKVLEYTSALEAALTGLDVQLLLEPGRFLVAQAGALLARVLYVKRNGKKTFVVTDAATNDLIRPALYQAFHEIVPVSPRPGRASAVDVVGPVCETGDFFARDRKLKPLEPGDLVAILDAGAYGMVQSSNYNTRPRPAEVLLHGDKATLIRRRETIADLLAPELHDVTNRY
- a CDS encoding PspC domain-containing protein, giving the protein MSAFCNNCGSALPPGARFCSVCGNVIAGFPPAGFPPYAPRLVRPIFGRQFAGVCVGLARTYGWDVGLVRILAVISGIFLCPFPEIFYIACWIGIPEEQIQDVPPPPQP